The stretch of DNA tcgattcaggagcaccggaagaaccgacgccagggcatcggagcatccgatggtagtcggaagaaccgacgccttgatactttggtgcagaagggaatcgaagccaagtcagcctataggcaccggttgaaccgacggtccaaaatagggcatcggtgcaatggccgtcctttgtaccagagacgatgtcaagtgaccagaagaagtttcttcagcaccggttcaaccgacggtgcatcggtgcataccaccggtgtaatgacgtcagcatccaggagaagattctttcagcaccggttgaaccggtgaggcatcggtgcattgcatcggttcaaccggtggtctctgcgtcagtcgtcaggagtccaacggctacttcgtgttatgagtgaccggatgaaccgacgctaccctgccaagaggcatcggttcttccggtggtacgcagattttcagctaaccgttggagcaacgactacaagacttggtggcctatatatacgcctcaccccggccatttgaagattgctggagttgctggacatcccacacacacccaagaacatctccaagccatacaaaagcatcaagatcatatccttagcccttagcacactttgagagtgttgtgtaaaggattagctcttagtgagtgagtttgcaaggcttagagcctttgtgctgtggttcattagtgaaccaaaacaagagcttggtgcgccggcaccttggagcgtggagctcgccggcaacgtcatcgaccctccgacttggtgtggagcggcgacgacacctttgtgcgggggacgtggagacccccatcctttgtggagaagctccttagtggaacccggggccaaggtgaccgtgattgtgttcacggaagagacttggtggccgagtagcaatactcttagtgagtgctacaacaacgtggatgtaggtgtggctttgtggctaaccgaaccacgggataaacacccgcgtcaagagtttgctatctcctatcccgctctttaagcttccgcatttcattctagtaatttgtatgcctttactttcatagaatagtttcttgataggaaaggctataggttgctaaactcttttgggataggggttttacactagaacaacctagttgcacatattgatagcatgttttagtttaagttttgtgcaaactagttggagccataggtctaagtttttattagtgcctaattcaccccctccccctcttaggctagagcacccgatcactttcacataTAAAGATTTAGTCGGTGGACATCAAAAATCAATCTCCAACAGAGAGAGCAAATGGGCTGCCATTTTGGTAGACCATCCAAATCTCCCCCTCCAATTTGGTGGTCCTCTATTTGGGCTGCCAACTGTGGAAGCCCCAATTTACTCAGCCTACTGGAGTGGAGGCTTATATTTGGgtgagtaaaatttagaagCGGACTTCTAAATAGACATTTGCTCACTCAAATTTAGCAGTCGGAGTTGCTCTTATAGATCACGCGGGGCGGGGGGAAGCTAAGGGAGAGCGTGTACAGGGTACTATATGGCATTTGCTATTTGCGATTGCTCAATTTAAACTTGTATTATCCTTCGTTCTTTTAAGGAGTTCAGCTACATTATTAGCGAGATACATTCTATAAAAAGGATCAGAGAAATTGTACACGCATGCACAAATGGACATAAAGTAACGCACCCGTTTTATCTTGCCGCATAGCGATTTGTTTCCACGGCCAGCAATTAACCTGTACAGCGGCAGGCACAGGCGCACAGCAACTGCATGCATGTGTGAAGATGGAGCTAGCCCTCGCACATGCACGCATGTTTTGTTGTTTATTACACTGCACGTCAGCATATGACTGTTACAAGTCGCCCGCACGTACCAGCTGGACTGGACGAGTGCCGCTACTGTCCGCGCACTGAGCGGCGTACGTGCGACCCATGCGTATGCGACCAAAAGGTGTCCatcggagggggggggggggggggggggggcgagagcCGGCCAGCGAGGAGCGCGCGAGCCGCTCCATGGGGACCGTACGGCGTCGCACGTGCGGGTTTAATGCGGCGCGGCAAAGCACGTAGCATTGCTCAGCATGGCCGCtcccgcgcgcgcgtgtggggTCATGGGGCGCCGTTCCGTGCCGTGGCGTCCTGCACGCACGCCCCGCATGTGGAGCCATTCAATTACGCCTGCGTGCCCGACGGCGagcgggggcggggcgggccGAGCCGTCGCCcggcctcggcgtcggcgacggcgtggcgaccgggctagctagctagctcggcggccgggcgggcgggcggccaaCTGTCCCGTGTCAGGTGTTACTCGCTGCATGCAGACGCTAGCTGCCCGCCGCCTTAACGGCGGAACAGTATCGGATccagtcgccggcggccggcgcggtgtCGCGACGCTCGCCCGTCGCGCTGGACGGCTGCCCGGCTGTGCTGGAGCCACTGTGTGGCGTCGTCCCCGCCAGATCCCAGTcccccatgcatgcatgcgtgcGTGGATCGACCGACGACGCATGCGCCGCAGATGCGCTTGAAGAAGCGTGCCGTGTACTGTCCCAATTAAAGCTAGCCGATCGGACGGACAGGCGGTACACGTGAGCCCCAGGCATCGATCGAGCGAGTTCATTCGTCTACAGTTTACTACCCGGCGACCGAGCATGCTGCAGATAGGCCATATTTGGTTTACACGATGaaaattttttcacaaaaagacgaatgcatgcatggattactaaacaaagtttatttgcgaaattttttcacgtatgggtgtaatttttcgagacgaatctaatgagtcaagtTTCACTATAattggctatagtgatgctacagtaaccgctcCTAATCATCCCATAATCATATGTTCAAAAGGCCTCATCGGCTACAGtattgctacagtaccatagttgtggaggtgtttttgtaattagattttatttaatatccctaattagtggtcaaagcacCGATTTTTAGagcaaaccaaacacggccataatTTGGCGGCGCATGGGGTTGGTCTTTTCTTGTGCTTCTTGTTACGAAGAAAAATAGGAATAGTGATCAATTTATTCTAAAtaataattagatttattacATCATTAGTCAGTTACAAATCTCACGAAGGGACAGACCCCATCGTAAACAGACATCATTTCCCTCTTGCACATATAAATAGTGTAATCTAAACATCAATCAATACaacaacaatcaatcattcGTTCCCCTTCGTGAACAAACATCATTTCTCTCTTGCACATATAAGTAGTGTGATCTAAACATCAATCAATACaacaacaatcaatcattcATTCCTTCAATCCTTTCTCtctttcaattttcactctcaaCACTTCCCTTGCTAGGCCTAGAGTGAGCGAGGTTGAAGTGTAGGCAGCTGATGGGGCTCGCGCTTGTGCAAAGCTCTGGAACGAGCCATGCCATGGCTGGCGATGGCGCCGGCCGGACCGGGCGTGCTGAACCTCGGCGTGATCTGGTCGACGCGCTTGCGTTGTACGCCTATTAATCGCGCACAACTCTTCTGGTCCAGTCCCAGGCGTCGAGCACGCGTCCGGACGGGCGGGCGGCAGCCGCGGCGTACGCGTGCGTGCTAGCTAGTAGCTACAGCCATATGAACCTGCCTGCCTGCGTGCATGTGACCGGTTTGATAACTGTGTGGGTGGCCTCCAGCCGTGCACGCATGCAGCGCATATGTACACGGACGGCAGCGACCTGCCGTCGCGTACGTCCTTGGGCTGCCTCTGATCTAGCCGCAGGCAGAGCATTGATCGGCTCGACTGTTCCGCTCGAGGCCGACGCGCGTACGCCCAGCTGTCCCTCGTGTCGTGCCCGCTACGCGCGAGCGCGAGTAGCAGCTGCAGACTGCAGAGGTTTTACCTCTGCCTGTCGTGTCGTGCCCTTTGCATGGGCCGGGGTTCAAAAACCATGGATGCGAATGCGATTGCAATAATGCATGCACACAGGACGCCGCAAAAAAAAAGGTACTATCTTCTCACGAACTAGCGAAGTGTGTATGTGTGACATCAGCATGGACTATTATTTTATACATACAAAATGTATAAATGTTATCTCTCTGAAATAATCTAAAAGTACCATCTTCCAATGTCCAAATTTGACACATACTAAAATGGAAAAAGCTACACCACAAGGTAATCTATAATTCATAACTAAAGCTTTGAATAGTTGTCTGCACATAACACTTATTCATAGAAATAAAACAGGATATAGGAATGTAACTATAGTGTGCTAATTTACGAGGACTGTACGAAATTGCAAAGTTATAATTATTGTAAATATTCTGTATGTGACTTGTATGCAAAGTTACCAGGAAATAGGAATGTAGCCCATGCAACCATGAGGTGCTATACGGTCTATTGATCTTTAACCTCAGCATCTTATGGAGTGACAGACATAATTTGCAAGGGCGGCGGCAGTCAACAACACTTGAGCCCCAATGTAAATACGTCTATGTAAATACGTGACGTGGGTGAGTTGATTAGAGCTGAATATTGACTATACCTAGCCCAAAACAGCATATCTAATTTTCATCCACACATGTGTGGTATTCGAATTAATTCAATATACTCTTGTTTGGTTTATGAAATTAATTATGAAGATTGGTAATTTTCTAACTAATTGAGTTGTATAATTGTGCGAAAGTATGTATTAATTGTATTATACATataatatttttaatattttaggATCCCATATTCCATTTCGGAGTGGAGCCCCAGATTCCTAGAGACGGTCCTGTATTTCCCCAAGCACTAATCAGTATGGTTGTTCTTCAGTCTGGACCTGAGCACTTCGGCGTGCATTAAATCTGCCAAATAGCCAGGGCTAATCCGGTTGGAACATGTATCTAGAGAAAGGACGAGCTGGATCATCAGATCAGCATGTGTAAAAGGAGGATGAACTGAAGCGCTATTACCCGTCCTGCGCACGGCTTTTCCGACGCGTGATTTAAACGCCAAAACCCTGGGCAGGTCCTAATCGCTGCGCGCCTGCGCCAGCCAGGTTGGGCCGGCCGAGAGGGTCCAATCTGTTCCCCTGGGCCCTGGCGGCACGCGCGGGCGTTTTCTCCGTGTCGTGTTCCTCTCTCGCCATCATCCATCTCCTGAGTGACCCCTGTCCACTAGCTGATGACTAGCTGAGCGATCGGGGGCGATGGATCGAGCTAGCAGCAGCTGGCGCCCCGTGCTCTTTACGAATCGCGACGGAGTAGTGCGTACTACAGTACTACTACGTTCACTAGGCTAGCATCAGCGGTTCATAAAAGTCGGCGTTGATGCGCACCAACCTGCCGAATTTACCCCCCGGTCGTCCGGCACGGCGATGTCACCTGGAGTTGATGCGTGTCACCTCACTTTGGGCTTTCAGCAGCGCACGGGCGCGCTGTTGCCGTTGGACCGGCGGAACAGTAGCGCCGATCAATGCTCTCGAGACCAGAAGAAACTGCTGCTTGCACTGCGACATTGCATCACCAACCAAAACGATCGCGATCACAACAGCGAACTGCTTGCTCCGTCCAGCTAGAACGCACATCGCCGGACCGGACGGGATCACGTCACGCCACAGGGCGGATCCGTCCCGTGCCCGTAGTCGTGCGCGCGCCCAGCAGACCGGCCACAAAAATCACCTGACGACCGGTAAGGAGATACGCCGGACGTACGCCAAGTACGTGGACAGCAACGCCCCTGCAGCCACCACCAAACGGAAGGGCATCATCCGGCGCCGCACCGCACGGCTCGCTCAGGTGAAATGGCCGAcacgggcgcgcgggcggccgtgcggcacggcgcggcgcgcgcgcgacaATCCCGGCACTGTGGAGCTGGCACCAAccacccgcgccgcgccgcgccgcgcgttgCCCCCCGGATCGCCCTCCAAAATCCcgcaggcgcggcgcggcgcgacccGGCCGGCGGCCCATGCCCCCGTATGCCTCCGCTCCCACTAGCGTGGCGACGGGCGCGGTGGCTGGCGTACGTACGGCTGGGCGCGGAGGAGTCAGAACGAGACCGAGGCCGGCGTGGCGAGGCGCCCGCCCCCGACCGCACCCCGCGTCGCAGTTGCGTCCGCCCCGCGACGGGGTCCGTCCCGTCCCCTAGCCTAGCTGTCCCGCACGTGGTGGCTCCCGGCTCCGCCttcccgctcgccgccgacgccgcggcccCACGTCGCTTCTCCCCCACCTGTCGGCGAGGCCGCCCGCTCGGCGGGGGACCGGACCCACCGTCTCCCGCAGGCCGCCGCTCTCCTCCGCGCCGCTACTCCCTGtttaattccaaaaaaaatttcaagatcccgtcacatcgaatttttaaatACATGTGTGAAATATTAAATAgagtttaaaaaaataactaattacacaatttaactgtaaatgatgagataaatcttttgagtctaattagtctatgatggGACACTAATTaacaaataaaaacaaaaatactaTAGCGAAGCCCAAaaatttttaggaactaaacacacccacgaGCTCGTGTACTGCGCCGCTCCTCTAATCAGTCTACTTGACCACTGCAGCTGAGCTCGCTCGTGAGGGGATTCGTTAGCGGTGGACGGGTGGGAGTAGAACCGTAGACAGACAGGGACGCCAGCCGTGGCATTGCTCGAGGGCGggtgaggggagggaggagggatggACGAGGAGCTggcgatggcggtggcggcggcgagctccgagtGCAGCAGCGGCTGCCAGTCCGGCTGGACCACGTACCTCGACGACCACTCCTCCTACTCCCGCGGCACCGCGCGGTTCGACGGCAAGGCGGCGCGGCAGCCGTACTACTGCGACtactcggaggaggacgacctGTCCATGATCTCCGACGCCTCCTCCGGCCCGCGCCAGCAGAGCTCCGCCGGCAACGACGTCgaaggcggtggcggggccgccgccgcggcgcacgccaatgcggagaggagagggaggcgcgAGGCGGCCGCCGCAAACAGGTGGCAGAGCaagagggccgccgccgcgtccctgcTCGAGGACACGGCCAGCTCGCCGGCCTTCTTCGGCTACTCCAAGGTACGTGCCGGGCCCGCCCAAACGCCGCCCCGGCTGCAGTGCACGCACGCCCCTTGGCTTGCCTTTACCATGCGATCCATGATTGCTGATGCAAAGTTGAGTGATTTAACAGGCGATGGGCTCGGGAGAGGCCGCTGGCTATGGCGTGGCGGACGCCCCGATGATGGAGATCGGCAATGCGGCAGACTTCTCCTACGCCTTCTCCACCACGACGGGCTTCAAGGTGCGTGTGCGTCGTCAATCACCGGCTCTTGGCATCAAGCGGTGAACGGCTGAGACTGCTCGTTTGCGCCCATGGCGGTGACTAATTTGGTTACGCATCCCCCTCTTCCTGCAGTCTCCCTTAAATGGAGCTGCTTTCGGCGGCTACATGCAAATGCAGTACTCCCCGGCTCCTGCGAAGCCGATGCCGACGAGACAAGTGAGCGAGCGTTCCTCCCAGCATGCTGCTCTGTTTCTTGTTCAGACAAACAGAGTCAAAATATAGTAGCAGTATCTATCCTTGTTGGCCTGTTGTGCCTCGCATTTTAGTCTTATCTTACCAGATGAAAAATGGCTGGTGTGACATTTTCGCAGGTGTGCAGAGACGCGCCGGAGAAGAAGAGGTGGTGATTGCCGAGGTGCTGCTTGATCGAGGAGCTTCCGCCGGTGCCGGCTGGAGCGAAGGATGACCATGGGCCATGGCTCTCTCCGCTCTGCCTCGTTCCCTGGGTGCACGAGGAGATGGGCAGGCTGGCA from Panicum virgatum strain AP13 chromosome 9K, P.virgatum_v5, whole genome shotgun sequence encodes:
- the LOC120646972 gene encoding uncharacterized protein LOC120646972; this encodes MDEELAMAVAAASSECSSGCQSGWTTYLDDHSSYSRGTARFDGKAARQPYYCDYSEEDDLSMISDASSGPRQQSSAGNDVEGGGGAAAAAHANAERRGRREAAAANRWQSKRAAAASLLEDTASSPAFFGYSKAMGSGEAAGYGVADAPMMEIGNAADFSYAFSTTTGFKSPLNGAAFGGYMQMQYSPAPAKPMPTRQVCRDAPEKKRW